One window from the genome of Candidatus Hydrogenedentota bacterium encodes:
- a CDS encoding 6-phosphogluconolactonase, whose amino-acid sequence MTIAVRDFDSKADLLTAMEALMRETLTRTSDTRFALMISGGNTPLPVYAAIAAAPVLASPNACIMFADDRHVPVDSPENNYGNARAMIDALALKPGNTLRIYPEFSLEESADRYDIDLRTFLKSGGTIPVALLGLGADGHTCSLFNDDDLERCEGRLAAPAYKSTPPDRVTVSPELLSRCGRVIFVAAGEDKRAMIQALVEKPLTITAGKAVAGCNSVEIWRA is encoded by the coding sequence ATGACGATTGCAGTACGAGATTTCGATTCCAAGGCGGACCTCTTGACGGCCATGGAGGCCCTCATGCGTGAAACGCTGACGCGGACTTCGGACACGCGCTTCGCCCTTATGATCTCCGGCGGTAACACACCGCTGCCGGTCTATGCCGCGATAGCCGCCGCGCCCGTTCTCGCCAGTCCCAACGCCTGCATCATGTTCGCGGACGATCGGCACGTTCCCGTGGATTCTCCCGAAAACAACTATGGCAACGCCAGGGCCATGATCGACGCGCTGGCCTTGAAGCCCGGCAACACGCTCCGGATTTACCCCGAATTCAGCCTGGAAGAGTCCGCCGATCGCTATGACATCGATCTGCGCACCTTCCTGAAATCCGGCGGCACGATTCCCGTGGCCCTGCTGGGCCTGGGCGCCGATGGGCACACGTGCTCGCTCTTCAACGACGACGACCTCGAGCGTTGCGAGGGACGCCTGGCGGCCCCCGCCTACAAGTCCACCCCGCCCGATCGCGTTACGGTCAGCCCCGAATTGCTGTCCCGTTGCGGGCGAGTCATTTTCGTGGCCGCCGGCGAGGACAAGCGCGCCATGATCCAGGCCCTCGTGGAAAAGCCCCTCACGATCACGGCGGGGAAAGCGGTGGCCGGATGCAATTCCGTGGAAATCTGGCGGGCTTGA
- a CDS encoding DUF481 domain-containing protein yields the protein MAHSFRIRLDKVLRGLLVVCAMGLAGVAHADLLVTASGESLSGELTRVKDGILVFRTSLKGQMMLPMSEVKSLATESVWVVTETGGAVHIGRFVAEGVEESAGEGAAPRISNFPLTAVDSARPAPRQGSGTEPADTGWSGEVGGGVRAFEGTRDGVAPQLRLGLKNRGDQINTSLQLNFDADGEDTLPSYFKGSFDITESTEESWAPFVQALVERNTNEALQIRTGLTVGMRYRFDASSGAALEGLAGIGVGYGEWGGKYLDRSRPIKSVGDRDQSELNVTLGLRYSRSIWGGAEWSSGVFLQPSLTDADDFRAGAASSVVYPVTNRLHLRLEMLMNYDHQPELSALDQMDTSVGASIELNF from the coding sequence ATGGCACACTCTTTCAGAATAAGACTGGACAAGGTCCTCCGGGGACTGCTGGTCGTGTGTGCGATGGGACTCGCCGGGGTCGCGCACGCCGACCTGCTGGTGACCGCCAGTGGCGAGTCACTCTCCGGCGAGCTGACCCGGGTCAAGGATGGGATCCTTGTATTCCGGACCTCCCTCAAAGGCCAGATGATGCTGCCCATGTCCGAGGTTAAGTCGCTGGCCACGGAAAGCGTCTGGGTCGTCACGGAAACGGGCGGCGCGGTCCACATAGGCCGATTCGTTGCCGAAGGCGTCGAGGAGTCCGCTGGTGAAGGCGCGGCCCCCCGGATCTCCAATTTCCCCCTCACGGCGGTGGATTCCGCCCGACCCGCGCCCCGGCAGGGCTCCGGGACCGAGCCCGCGGACACCGGGTGGTCCGGCGAGGTCGGCGGGGGTGTCCGGGCTTTTGAAGGTACGCGCGACGGCGTGGCCCCCCAATTGCGGCTTGGCCTCAAGAATCGCGGCGATCAAATCAATACTTCCCTCCAGCTTAACTTCGACGCGGACGGAGAGGACACCCTGCCATCCTATTTCAAAGGCAGTTTTGACATCACCGAGTCGACGGAGGAGTCCTGGGCGCCTTTCGTACAGGCTCTCGTGGAACGCAATACGAATGAGGCCCTGCAGATCAGAACCGGTCTCACCGTGGGGATGCGCTACCGCTTTGACGCGTCCAGTGGAGCGGCCCTGGAAGGGCTGGCGGGAATCGGTGTCGGCTACGGTGAATGGGGCGGCAAATATCTGGACCGATCACGGCCCATCAAGTCCGTCGGCGACCGGGACCAGTCTGAGCTGAACGTGACGTTGGGGCTCCGCTATTCCCGATCAATCTGGGGCGGCGCGGAATGGAGCAGCGGTGTATTCCTTCAGCCAAGCCTTACCGATGCGGACGACTTTCGCGCCGGGGCGGCCTCCTCGGTGGTGTATCCCGTCACCAATCGCCTGCACCTGCGCCTCGAGATGCTGATGAACTACGACCATCAACCCGAACTTTCGGCGTTGGACCAGATGGACACCAGCGTGGGGGCGAGCATAGAATTGAATTTTTGA
- a CDS encoding ABC transporter ATP-binding protein, with protein MSVVIETKGLSKIYESSFRGQDVHALKELDLSVRAGEIFAYLGPNGSGKTTTIKMLLGLIFPTGGSIEILGQTDITSAKVRRNIGYLPEGAYYPDFLRGEEILRYYGQLYGLRGAELTRRIDEVLEEVGMTHARRRLLRGYSKGMRQRIGLAQALISDPQILILDEPTTGLDPIARKEMRDILARLRDRGKTLMISSHELLEVELISDRAGILYQGELQKLGTIDELLTDRDVTIMVEGASEDVLSKLAGRGITAEDKVEGKLVLRVPNDLSVYDALALCKDHALNLLSVAPRRETLEELFVRTVGEAQNRSKA; from the coding sequence GTGTCTGTAGTTATTGAAACGAAGGGACTATCTAAGATCTACGAGAGTTCCTTCCGTGGGCAGGATGTCCACGCATTGAAGGAGCTCGATCTCAGCGTGCGCGCGGGCGAGATCTTTGCCTACCTCGGACCCAACGGTTCGGGCAAAACCACCACCATCAAGATGCTGCTGGGCCTGATCTTCCCGACGGGCGGCTCCATCGAGATCCTCGGACAGACCGATATCACATCGGCCAAGGTGCGCCGGAATATCGGGTATCTGCCTGAAGGGGCCTATTACCCCGACTTCCTTCGGGGCGAGGAAATTCTCCGATACTACGGCCAGCTCTACGGCCTTCGTGGCGCGGAGTTGACCCGGCGCATCGACGAGGTGCTGGAGGAAGTGGGCATGACCCACGCCCGCAGGCGTCTGCTGCGGGGCTATTCCAAGGGCATGCGCCAGCGCATCGGCCTGGCCCAGGCCCTCATCAGCGATCCTCAGATCCTGATTCTGGACGAACCCACCACGGGCCTGGACCCCATCGCGCGCAAGGAGATGCGCGACATCCTCGCCCGCCTTCGCGATCGGGGCAAGACCCTGATGATCTCCAGTCACGAATTGCTGGAAGTGGAACTGATCAGTGATCGCGCGGGTATTCTCTATCAGGGTGAGCTCCAGAAGCTGGGCACCATCGACGAACTCCTTACCGATCGCGACGTTACGATCATGGTGGAAGGGGCCTCGGAGGATGTGTTGAGCAAGCTGGCGGGCCGGGGAATCACGGCCGAAGACAAGGTGGAGGGCAAGCTCGTCCTCCGCGTGCCCAACGACCTGAGCGTCTACGACGCCCTGGCGCTGTGCAAGGACCACGCCCTGAACCTCCTGAGCGTGGCCCCCCGTCGTGAAACCCTGGAAGAACTCTTCGTCCGTACCGTCGGCGAAGCACAAAATCGGAGTAAAGCCTGA